The Vibrio cyclitrophicus sequence TTTTAAAAATCCGACGACTTGATTCAGCCTTCGTCCGATAAATAGCACCACGATACCCATGGTCACCGCAAAAAATGATCCGAGATGTAAGATGTTGTTTTCAAATTCCATAGTTGTCCTTGTAAGGGAAAAATGCTGACGTAATTTCTGATTGCCTAACGGTGTTGATAAGCAACTAGATTAACATTATTTTTTGCGTTCAAATGATAAGAATTTTTGAAATTCCGGATCGGCAATAAGTTGTTTGTTTCCTTCTTTAATCAGTAGGTCTACGTTTGCTTTGTCTATCATAAAATCTGTCGGTATTTGATTGAGCAAGTAACGTTTGGCGCTGGTATCTGATTTATTCGGGCTAATCTCAATGAAGTAGGGAGAAACAGTATGACCTTGATGAGAGGCTAGCTCCGACCAAGACTGCAACTCGTCAACGATCAGATCTTTTGTTGTATCGTTATATCGATGCAATTGGATATCGGTAATGACGTCGACAGTTTGTTTCATCGATGGCGCTTCAATCGACTTTCTAATACCTGATTCCGGAGAGGTCGATGCATCAACCGAGATGATGACAATAGGGCGCGCTGATTGGTTTTTGTGCAAGCTTTGCAGTTCTTCTTTGTCGTTGAAACGCAAATATTCGGACATCTCATAAACAGATAACAAGCCAAGGTTATCAGTAATCCCACCGTCCACTAGATGAAGATAATTGACTTCGTCTTTATGGCTATAGGACTCTAGCGATTTGATGAGGTTTCTATTGCGATAACTGGTGGCTTCAAACGAAGGCTGCAAATGATCTGATTTGTCACAGTCATTTTTGTTTTCAAGTACTACAGGTGTGAAAACGAAAGGTACAGCAGACGACGCCGTCACCGAGCTCGACACGGAATAGCTGTTTAAGTCTGAACAAATCAGGTCAAAGTATTCTTGTGTGAATGAAAAGCGAGAGCCCGTCGATATATCCGTTGCGTTAATTACTATGTAAGGCGCACCTTCGCGTCGAATGTCCGCAAATGTGCTGTCACCAAAAATGTTGTCATCGTAATAATCGGTCGCTTTATCGGTTCTAGTAGCGTAAGAGAACCAATAACTTGGCGATAACAGAATAGAGATTAGGTCTTCAGACACTTCGTGATAGAGAAATGCTTCTTCGTAATCTTCGAATATTTTGTCGCCATACAATCCGTAGTATGCAGCGGTAAAACTGCCCCCAGATACAGAGCTGATCATGTCGACTTCTTCTAATAGGTTGATACGTTCACCATCGATCTCTATATCGGTATCACGTAGTGCCTGTAATACACCATAAGAGAGTGCAGCCGCACGTGTACCTCCGCCTGAAAAGGAGAGGATAAGAGTGACTTTGTTGTCTTGTCTGTAGAAATTTTTTGCAGTGTAGGCTTGTTTTTGCGACGCCCCCAAGTTGCCGGTATTAGTGGTTTTATTTTTTGCGCTACAACCTGAAAGGGCTAGCGATAAGGCCACCAAAAGTGAAACTTCCGAGAAGCCTTTGAGGCCGTGATTAGATATGTTGAACGGGTTTACTTTGTTTTTGGGCATAGCACATTTCAAACTAACGTTGTGGTTGAGTGAAACGCTATTTTCGTTGAACTTTAATATGCCATCAATGGTGCCACCTGTAATTCAGTGTCACGATTTTCAAAACAATCTAGAGATAATTAAGCTTATTTAGAACTATTTATAGCTATGATTAACGACTTAGTTCCATCCAAAAATACAATCTTGTTTGGTTTCATTCCACAAAGGATATTGCTTCATTACTTGGGTGTAGAGTTTGCTGTCTAGGTGCGCTCTTAACCAACGTCCTACATTTTGATATTCAGATTGCACAAACCACTTCTTTTCAACTCTCACGAACTGGCTTACAAACGGCATGACCGCAAAATCGGCTAAGCTTGGTGTTTCTCCAAAAAAGTAGGCTTGGTCGGTGAGTAACGCCTCTAACTTACAGATGAATCCTTCACAGTCTTGGCGGCGTTGTTCGGTATCGATGTTTCGGTAACGAACCGACGCGCGATACTTTTCTAGATGACCAATAAACTCATCATC is a genomic window containing:
- a CDS encoding patatin-like phospholipase family protein; its protein translation is MPKNKVNPFNISNHGLKGFSEVSLLVALSLALSGCSAKNKTTNTGNLGASQKQAYTAKNFYRQDNKVTLILSFSGGGTRAAALSYGVLQALRDTDIEIDGERINLLEEVDMISSVSGGSFTAAYYGLYGDKIFEDYEEAFLYHEVSEDLISILLSPSYWFSYATRTDKATDYYDDNIFGDSTFADIRREGAPYIVINATDISTGSRFSFTQEYFDLICSDLNSYSVSSSVTASSAVPFVFTPVVLENKNDCDKSDHLQPSFEATSYRNRNLIKSLESYSHKDEVNYLHLVDGGITDNLGLLSVYEMSEYLRFNDKEELQSLHKNQSARPIVIISVDASTSPESGIRKSIEAPSMKQTVDVITDIQLHRYNDTTKDLIVDELQSWSELASHQGHTVSPYFIEISPNKSDTSAKRYLLNQIPTDFMIDKANVDLLIKEGNKQLIADPEFQKFLSFERKK
- a CDS encoding glutathione S-transferase, with the translated sequence MPNESDLPILYSLRRCPYAMRGRMGIALSQQKVLLREIVTKDKPSELLASSPKGTVPVLVLPNGHIIEQSIDVMNWALQQNDPQDLLRSSNPALNEQVHQLIKTNDDEFIGHLEKYRASVRYRNIDTEQRRQDCEGFICKLEALLTDQAYFFGETPSLADFAVMPFVSQFVRVEKKWFVQSEYQNVGRWLRAHLDSKLYTQVMKQYPLWNETKQDCIFGWN